A genomic stretch from Edaphobacter aggregans includes:
- a CDS encoding DsbA family protein has translation MFTGRRLILPLLFVLTLAAVGCHAQTPAQSGQGLSPELTRRVEVLIRAKTNVPPNYDIHISPKTKSDVPGYDEIIVTFTAEGQASKPIRFLLSEDGKTLAQFTKYDISQDPKALVSGANRPARGGPANAPVIIVGFDDLECPYCAKMHAQLFPALTERYKDQVRIVYRDFPLDQHPWAMRAAINANCLAAQSSTGYWNLVDYIHSHASTMGGDEKSLAKANDTLDTLTRDEGKRQKVDLAALNACIAKQDDSAVKASVKEAEALGIDSTPALFINGAKLEGAVPLEYVYKMIDNALTASGQTPPPPPVPSPSPTPQTAPSTKPGS, from the coding sequence GTGTTTACTGGTCGTAGGCTGATTCTTCCCCTTCTTTTTGTCCTTACGCTGGCTGCCGTTGGCTGCCACGCACAGACACCTGCGCAGAGCGGGCAGGGGCTGTCCCCTGAGCTGACGCGGCGGGTAGAGGTGCTGATTCGGGCCAAGACAAATGTTCCGCCGAACTACGACATCCATATCAGTCCGAAGACCAAAAGCGACGTTCCGGGTTACGACGAGATTATCGTGACCTTTACGGCAGAGGGTCAGGCGAGCAAGCCGATCCGTTTTTTGCTGTCGGAGGACGGTAAGACGCTGGCGCAGTTCACCAAATACGACATCAGCCAGGATCCGAAGGCGCTCGTGAGCGGCGCAAACCGTCCGGCGCGCGGCGGCCCGGCGAATGCGCCAGTGATAATCGTGGGCTTTGACGACCTGGAGTGCCCGTACTGCGCGAAGATGCACGCGCAACTGTTCCCGGCGCTTACCGAACGGTATAAGGACCAGGTGCGGATCGTGTATCGCGACTTCCCGCTTGATCAACACCCGTGGGCGATGCGCGCGGCGATCAATGCCAACTGCCTGGCGGCGCAGAGCTCCACAGGCTACTGGAATCTGGTGGATTACATCCACAGCCATGCCAGTACGATGGGTGGTGACGAGAAGAGTCTGGCCAAAGCCAATGACACGCTCGATACGCTGACACGCGACGAGGGGAAGCGACAGAAGGTGGACTTGGCAGCTCTGAATGCCTGTATCGCCAAGCAGGACGACTCGGCTGTGAAGGCTTCTGTGAAGGAGGCCGAGGCGCTGGGAATAGATTCGACTCCGGCGCTGTTTATCAACGGGGCGAAGCTCGAGGGTGCAGTTCCGCTTGAGTATGTGTACAAGATGATTGACAATGCCCTGACGGCTTCTGGCCAAACGCCGCCACCACCGCCAGTACCTTCACCGAGCCCGACGCCCCAGACAGCGCCCTCGACGAAGCCCGGCAGCTAG
- a CDS encoding LPS-assembly protein LptD encodes MVVAASHPQLDAQEVSNQATPEVGSAVALPDGPDAGQFQAKYPEAVVLPALEGTTTLVTEADTQSRLGSRLVLDGNVVVTFRDRRVEADHIEYDEETGELTATGHLKATGGANNEIITASHGTMNLRTQTGRFYDVTGSVGRKTIDRKTVVYTNSNPFLFTGRLVVKTGPQEYEVYDGTVTSCQLPHPDWLLYAGKFSVGSDKARATHSVFRLLNVPLMYLPYVTHPVDTSERQSGILIPEISNSSTKGLVLGEQFYWAINRSSDLTVGAQYFSRRGWEQSGTYRYRGLGTNFAKAHYNGLLDRGYFNSAGQYVNQGGEDATFAGRYDFSPETRVVANAEYLSSYAYRQAFTENFNQAVSTDILSIVYGVHQTDGYMAAVRTDRYQGLKAAATTTTPEEQVRIFHAPSLDLATTEHRLGTTPLQWNVESSVAGLKRVQPNFATAGLTNRFDLHPELALPLSADGWRFRPSIGVRETIYSRSRVTPYTPGVPMESGEAVNRADVELGFEARAPVLERTFDSKLVEKLFGSEVRHTIEPEVTYRYVSGVGTDFLKVLRFDDVDVVSNTNELEYGTTQRLFVRRPQSKPCKTTEADVQEYGDADMSGEPASTGCGGRELISWRLTQKYFFDSSFGGAIIDGRRNIFDTTLALSGIAFLTEPREISPLISRLRVHPSDKLDAEWDFDLDTGAKKFTSNNVLVDLHEGNTFAGLSYARLNAPGRFYTEGVSSSVSNFNQMRILLGYGSPTKSGLSVAANAGLDLRLSSLQYAALQFSYNWDCCGFSVEYRKYELGAVRNESVERFNFTLVNIGTAGNLRKAERLF; translated from the coding sequence GTTTCGTGATCGGCGGGTGGAGGCCGATCATATCGAGTACGACGAGGAGACCGGCGAACTGACGGCGACCGGGCACTTGAAGGCGACCGGCGGCGCGAACAACGAGATCATCACTGCCAGCCATGGGACGATGAATCTGAGGACGCAGACGGGGCGGTTCTACGATGTGACGGGGTCGGTGGGACGAAAGACCATCGATCGAAAGACGGTGGTGTATACGAACAGCAATCCGTTTCTGTTTACGGGTCGCCTGGTGGTGAAGACAGGGCCGCAGGAGTATGAGGTCTATGACGGCACGGTCACGTCGTGCCAGCTGCCGCATCCCGATTGGCTGCTTTATGCGGGGAAGTTCAGTGTGGGTAGTGACAAGGCACGCGCGACCCACAGTGTTTTCCGGTTGCTTAATGTGCCTTTGATGTATTTGCCCTATGTGACACATCCTGTGGATACGAGTGAGCGGCAGAGCGGCATTCTGATTCCTGAGATAAGTAATTCGTCGACTAAGGGTCTGGTTCTTGGCGAGCAATTTTATTGGGCAATCAACCGTAGCTCGGACTTGACGGTGGGAGCACAGTATTTCTCGCGGCGTGGGTGGGAACAATCAGGGACGTACCGGTATCGCGGGCTGGGCACCAACTTTGCAAAGGCGCACTACAACGGATTGCTGGATCGCGGCTACTTCAACAGTGCAGGACAGTATGTGAACCAGGGTGGCGAGGATGCGACATTCGCCGGGAGGTATGATTTTTCGCCGGAGACGCGTGTGGTGGCGAATGCGGAGTATCTGAGCTCATATGCCTACCGGCAGGCGTTTACGGAGAACTTCAATCAGGCGGTCTCGACAGACATTCTCTCCATCGTCTATGGAGTGCATCAGACGGATGGATATATGGCCGCTGTGCGCACGGACCGGTACCAAGGGTTGAAGGCGGCGGCTACGACCACGACGCCTGAGGAGCAGGTCAGGATCTTCCATGCGCCGTCGCTGGATCTGGCGACGACAGAGCACAGGCTGGGTACGACACCCCTACAGTGGAATGTGGAGAGCTCGGTTGCCGGCTTGAAGCGGGTACAGCCGAATTTTGCCACCGCGGGTCTGACGAACCGGTTCGATCTGCATCCGGAGCTGGCACTGCCGCTGTCGGCGGATGGATGGCGCTTCCGGCCTTCGATTGGGGTGCGCGAGACGATCTACAGCCGCAGCCGTGTGACGCCATATACTCCGGGCGTTCCCATGGAGAGCGGCGAGGCGGTGAATCGCGCAGACGTGGAGCTGGGATTTGAGGCACGCGCTCCGGTATTGGAGCGAACATTCGATTCGAAGCTGGTGGAGAAGCTCTTTGGTTCGGAGGTGAGGCATACGATCGAGCCGGAGGTGACGTATCGCTATGTTTCGGGCGTGGGCACGGACTTCCTGAAGGTATTGCGCTTTGACGATGTGGACGTTGTAAGCAATACGAATGAATTGGAGTATGGGACGACGCAACGGTTGTTCGTGCGCCGGCCACAGAGCAAACCATGCAAGACGACGGAAGCCGACGTGCAGGAGTATGGCGATGCAGATATGAGTGGGGAGCCGGCTTCAACCGGGTGCGGCGGGCGTGAGTTGATCAGTTGGCGGCTTACGCAGAAGTACTTTTTCGATAGCTCGTTTGGTGGGGCGATAATCGATGGCCGGCGCAACATCTTCGATACGACGCTGGCGCTTTCGGGAATAGCGTTTCTTACTGAGCCGAGGGAGATCTCACCGCTGATTTCGCGGTTGCGGGTGCATCCGTCGGACAAGCTGGACGCGGAATGGGACTTCGATCTGGATACCGGAGCGAAGAAGTTTACGTCTAACAATGTGCTGGTTGACTTGCACGAGGGGAATACCTTTGCCGGGTTGAGCTACGCGCGGCTGAACGCGCCTGGGCGGTTCTACACGGAGGGGGTCAGCTCGTCGGTGTCGAACTTCAACCAGATGCGCATTTTGCTGGGATATGGATCTCCGACGAAGAGCGGGCTGAGTGTTGCGGCAAATGCTGGGCTCGATTTACGCCTAAGCTCGTTGCAGTATGCGGCGCTGCAGTTCTCCTATAACTGGGATTGCTGCGGGTTCAGCGTGGAGTATCGAAAGTACGAGCTCGGGGCAGTACGAAACGAGAGCGTGGAGCGCTTCAATTTCACGTTGGTGAATATTGGAACGGCGGGAAATCTGCGCAAGGCGGAACGGCTTTTCTAG